A genome region from Fodinibius salicampi includes the following:
- a CDS encoding NAD-dependent epimerase/dehydratase family protein, translating into MPHAIVTGGSGFVGSHLVNQLLESDRYDKIINVDLEPSEISAHETSDRYVHLKKDIREELSPDLFREQGCGSDSVIFNLAAICKIPGYPDADYFHTNIEGAKNVCRLAEALGCNRIIFTSSISPYGASEELKTESSVPEPKDPYGSSKLAAEYIHRGWQEKDPQNNRLTILRPGIIFGPRERANFTRLYTSLKKHFFAYPGRRDTRKACIYVKDVARACRYFADGSAGLELYNLVYEEPPTIEQICEVIHEQTDAGKARLLIPSTLLLGAAHMIRLLGKLIGKEFVGIHPDRVKKVMISTNVSGAKLAQSPFNLKYSLSEGVADWYKECDGTLG; encoded by the coding sequence ATGCCGCACGCTATAGTTACCGGGGGATCGGGATTTGTGGGAAGCCATCTGGTCAACCAGCTGTTGGAATCCGATCGATATGATAAAATTATCAATGTAGATCTGGAGCCGTCGGAAATATCAGCCCACGAAACCTCCGACCGGTATGTTCATTTGAAGAAAGATATACGTGAGGAGCTGTCCCCCGACCTTTTTAGAGAACAGGGATGTGGATCTGATAGTGTTATTTTTAATCTCGCCGCTATTTGTAAAATTCCCGGCTATCCCGATGCTGATTACTTCCACACAAATATAGAAGGGGCTAAAAATGTATGTCGGCTGGCTGAAGCTCTCGGCTGTAATCGGATTATATTTACCAGTTCTATCTCTCCATACGGCGCTTCGGAGGAACTTAAGACTGAAAGTTCAGTCCCGGAGCCAAAGGACCCTTACGGCTCGTCAAAGCTGGCGGCTGAGTATATCCACCGCGGATGGCAAGAAAAAGATCCCCAAAATAATCGGCTTACCATTCTCAGGCCGGGCATTATTTTCGGTCCCAGGGAGCGGGCCAACTTTACCCGGCTTTATACGTCTCTGAAGAAACATTTTTTTGCCTATCCCGGTAGGCGCGATACCAGGAAAGCCTGCATTTATGTAAAGGATGTAGCGCGCGCATGTCGCTATTTTGCTGATGGATCAGCGGGACTCGAGCTTTATAACCTGGTTTATGAAGAGCCGCCTACGATTGAGCAGATTTGTGAAGTGATACATGAACAGACCGATGCAGGCAAGGCCCGGCTGTTGATTCCTTCAACGCTGTTGCTGGGAGCGGCCCACATGATCAGGCTGCTGGGCAAGCTGATCGGTAAAGAATTTGTCGGTATTCATCCCGATCGGGTAAAAAAAGTGATGATCTCAACCAATGTTTCGGGCGCAAAGCTGGCCCAATCGCCTTTTAATCTAAAATATTCGCTCAGTGAAGGAGTCGCGGACTGGTATAAAGAGTGCGACGGGACGCTGGGATAA
- a CDS encoding BspA family leucine-rich repeat surface protein produces the protein MNINIARYSLFFVLVLLLISCDNSGPDTTLYDVSVSVVPEGAGTISPAADSTYEAESMVVLLAKASEDYHFTGWSGDLERTVNPLPVTIDQDYALTANFIRSEDLFSLHENGVTIQCPYAKPGQKGTVDGTEYEAVDRTLLDHKINNGGDLSTVCTSLITDMSYVFSGAKNFNGDISNWDVSNVTDMERMFRGATSFNGDLNNWDVGNVTDMHQMFVGASNFDGDISSWDVSEVTRMNGMFFGASSFNGNIGSWDVRSATNLDQMFQEASSFNGDISSWDVSNVTIMRRMFSQATSFDRDLNSWDVSNVSDMRSMFWRATDFNGDLGNWDVSNVTTMRSMFAGAESFNGDINSWDVSNVTDMYSMFGIAGFIGVEAPEDIGATSFNRDLSNWDVSNVTTMQRMFYGATSFNGDISSWDVSNVTHMRDMFLGATSFNGDIGGWDVSKVTSMFGMFSVAISFNRDISSWDVSSVTDMSYMFEGAENFNQDLNSWDVSNVTYMGGMFAEATSFNGDISNWDVENATEMSGMFREAINFNQDLSGWCVSNFNEEPSNFSEGSALSEEHHPVWGTCPE, from the coding sequence ATGAATATCAATATCGCACGCTATTCTTTATTCTTTGTATTAGTGCTTCTGCTCATTTCCTGCGACAACAGTGGTCCTGATACCACGCTCTATGACGTTTCGGTATCAGTCGTTCCCGAAGGGGCAGGAACTATTTCCCCGGCAGCGGACAGCACCTATGAAGCCGAAAGCATGGTTGTCTTACTGGCAAAAGCCAGCGAGGATTATCATTTTACCGGTTGGTCCGGGGATTTGGAGCGTACCGTCAATCCGCTGCCAGTCACCATTGACCAGGACTATGCTCTTACAGCTAACTTTATCAGGAGCGAAGATCTATTTTCCCTCCATGAAAACGGGGTGACCATCCAATGCCCGTATGCAAAACCGGGCCAGAAAGGGACGGTAGATGGAACGGAATATGAGGCGGTTGACCGAACGCTTTTAGATCATAAAATAAATAATGGGGGGGATTTGTCTACCGTATGTACTTCCCTCATAACTGATATGAGCTATGTGTTTTCCGGAGCTAAAAATTTTAATGGGGATATTAGCAACTGGGATGTCAGCAATGTAACGGATATGGAAAGGATGTTTAGAGGAGCAACAAGTTTTAATGGCGATTTAAACAACTGGGATGTGGGGAATGTAACGGATATGCACCAGATGTTTGTAGGAGCCTCAAACTTCGACGGTGATATCAGTAGCTGGGACGTCAGCGAGGTAACCAGAATGAATGGCATGTTTTTTGGTGCCTCAAGCTTTAATGGTAATATCGGCAGCTGGGATGTGCGCAGCGCAACCAATTTGGATCAAATGTTCCAGGAAGCATCGAGCTTTAATGGCGATATCAGCAGCTGGGACGTGAGTAACGTAACTATTATGCGAAGAATGTTTAGTCAAGCAACAAGCTTCGATAGGGATCTAAACAGCTGGGACGTAAGTAATGTTTCGGATATGCGAAGTATGTTTTGGAGGGCTACAGACTTTAATGGCGATTTAGGCAATTGGGACGTAAGCAACGTAACCACTATGCGAAGTATGTTTGCCGGGGCTGAAAGCTTTAATGGCGATATAAACAGTTGGGATGTAAGCAACGTAACTGATATGTATAGTATGTTTGGGATTGCAGGGTTTATAGGGGTAGAAGCTCCCGAAGATATCGGGGCTACAAGCTTTAACAGGGATTTAAGTAACTGGGATGTCAGCAATGTAACGACTATGCAACGAATGTTTTATGGGGCCACATCTTTTAATGGCGACATCAGCAGTTGGGATGTCAGCAATGTAACTCACATGAGAGATATGTTTTTGGGGGCTACCAGCTTTAATGGGGATATTGGCGGATGGGATGTAAGTAAGGTTACAAGCATGTTTGGTATGTTCAGTGTAGCCATAAGCTTTAATCGTGATATCAGCAGTTGGGACGTGAGCAGTGTTACAGATATGAGTTATATGTTTGAGGGAGCCGAAAACTTCAACCAGGATTTAAACAGTTGGGACGTCAGCAATGTAACTTATATGGGCGGGATGTTTGCTGAAGCGACAAGCTTTAACGGGGATATCAGCAATTGGGATGTGGAAAATGCAACTGAGATGAGTGGGATGTTTCGTGAAGCTATAAATTTCAACCAGGATCTTAGCGGCTGGTGTGTCAGTAATTTCAATGAAGAACCATCCAATTTTTCAGAAGGAAGTGCCCTTTCCGAGGAACACCACCCGGTGTGGGGCACCTGCCCGGAATAA
- a CDS encoding glycosyltransferase family 2 protein gives MGSGIETINAPKVFIILVNWNGWRDTIECLQSLEALDYPHKEVVVVDNGSTDQSVSKIQTEYPGITLLESKENTGFAGGNNLGINYAIEKDADYFWLLNNDTVVEKRALSALVERMEENPAIGICGSKLIYYHQRDTIQALAGGHYNKWLGVSTNIGGQAAVDVEINPEEVEDRLDFVIGASMLVSREFIREVGLLNEEYFLYYEEIDWAARAKGKFKVGFAPESIVYHKEGASIGGKQALPAEKSRKSDYYQIKNRLKFTASFYPLYLPVVYATVILAIFNRALRGQWNRIPMIIKLMFSFNK, from the coding sequence ATGGGATCTGGGATAGAAACAATAAATGCACCAAAAGTCTTTATTATTCTGGTCAACTGGAACGGTTGGCGGGATACCATTGAATGTCTCCAATCACTGGAGGCGTTGGATTATCCCCATAAGGAGGTTGTGGTCGTTGATAATGGATCTACAGATCAGTCAGTATCAAAGATTCAGACAGAATATCCGGGTATTACCCTTCTAGAAAGTAAGGAAAACACGGGCTTCGCGGGAGGAAATAATTTAGGAATTAATTATGCGATCGAAAAGGACGCTGATTATTTCTGGCTGCTTAATAATGATACCGTGGTAGAGAAAAGGGCTTTGTCTGCCTTGGTGGAACGGATGGAAGAGAACCCAGCTATAGGTATTTGTGGTTCCAAGCTGATTTATTACCACCAACGTGATACCATTCAGGCATTAGCCGGTGGACATTATAACAAGTGGTTGGGAGTGTCCACTAATATCGGGGGACAAGCAGCGGTAGATGTTGAAATAAATCCTGAAGAAGTGGAAGATCGGCTTGATTTTGTAATTGGAGCCTCTATGCTGGTTTCCAGGGAATTTATTCGGGAAGTAGGATTACTGAATGAAGAATATTTTTTGTACTACGAAGAAATTGACTGGGCTGCCCGGGCAAAAGGAAAATTTAAGGTTGGTTTTGCGCCCGAAAGTATTGTATATCATAAAGAGGGAGCCTCAATAGGGGGTAAACAGGCTTTACCTGCAGAGAAAAGCAGAAAATCTGATTACTACCAGATCAAAAATCGATTGAAATTTACAGCTTCATTTTATCCTCTCTATTTGCCGGTGGTGTACGCTACTGTTATTTTGGCCATTTTTAATCGAGCGTTAAGAGGACAATGGAATCGTATTCCTATGATAATTAAGCTTATGTTTAGCTTTAATAAATAA
- a CDS encoding glycosyltransferase family 4 protein codes for MSNIVINGHFKAQQATGVQRYAREIIKEFDKKGWGYRYAEPPQKLISDKLRQLWMQGGMPFQLSGDELLWSPTNIGPVFCRNQVLTLHDISDQLHAEWFDAQYAGWRSVVLPPLLKRVKGIITVSEYSKQTIIEQFPSTWDKIEVIYNGVRTDHFYLRPEKEINAVKRKYNLQKPYVITVGSRDPRKNINGLIAAWNQLPERIRNEMELVIAGGEASKFAFQMEEEVDDSVRFLGYVPYEELPALYSGAIVFAFPSHFEGFGLPVLEAMACRTPVVTSNTTSLKELAEGYALTVNPREPSEIASAIHKLLDSAAERKQLTEKAYHYAQEFQWSRTAEKTRQYLIQRGLE; via the coding sequence ATGAGTAATATTGTCATAAACGGACATTTTAAAGCACAGCAGGCTACCGGTGTGCAGCGCTATGCCCGGGAAATAATAAAGGAATTTGACAAGAAAGGGTGGGGATATCGGTACGCAGAACCACCCCAAAAGTTAATATCCGATAAGCTGCGTCAACTGTGGATGCAGGGAGGAATGCCTTTTCAACTTTCCGGGGACGAGTTGCTCTGGTCGCCTACGAATATCGGACCGGTTTTCTGCCGTAACCAGGTTTTGACCCTGCACGATATTTCTGATCAGCTGCATGCCGAATGGTTTGATGCCCAATATGCAGGCTGGCGGTCTGTGGTATTGCCGCCTCTGCTCAAGCGTGTAAAGGGAATCATCACCGTATCCGAATATTCGAAACAGACCATTATTGAACAATTTCCCTCTACCTGGGATAAGATTGAGGTCATCTATAACGGGGTACGGACCGACCATTTTTATCTCCGGCCAGAGAAAGAAATCAATGCGGTGAAAAGGAAGTATAATCTGCAGAAACCTTATGTCATAACAGTGGGTTCGCGTGATCCGCGAAAAAATATCAATGGTCTTATTGCAGCATGGAACCAGCTCCCGGAGAGAATCCGGAATGAAATGGAGCTGGTTATAGCCGGAGGAGAAGCCTCAAAGTTCGCTTTCCAAATGGAAGAAGAGGTGGACGATTCGGTGCGTTTTTTGGGCTACGTGCCCTATGAAGAACTCCCTGCGCTCTACTCGGGAGCAATCGTTTTTGCCTTTCCTTCGCACTTTGAGGGATTTGGCCTGCCGGTGTTAGAAGCGATGGCCTGCCGCACGCCGGTAGTTACCTCCAATACAACCTCCCTGAAAGAACTGGCCGAAGGCTATGCCCTGACCGTGAACCCCAGGGAACCCTCAGAGATCGCCTCGGCAATACACAAGCTTTTGGATTCCGCAGCAGAGCGAAAACAGCTGACTGAAAAGGCCTATCATTATGCACAGGAGTTCCAGTGGAGCCGAACAGCAGAAAAAACCCGCCAATATTTAATACAGAGAGGACTGGAATAG
- a CDS encoding O-antigen ligase family protein, which translates to MDLQKKFVLVLALLSLFGTVTNFVFFSPLLTLLVPLAIYVFNKDELPRPVAWLYAFTLLFLVSVLLYHPLSVIEFDFYRRDGNFVISYAPLLVLPLFSFTFDIEKYFRRFYLFAVVLYGVLFLNHLMTTNFLGSLHGIVFGGLFIAQNAVGGFLSILGGLGFAYYYHRGGKKEFLGFLLVFIILAATYSRGSILGLLLGILGWYLSHTERYKMLIALLIIPVMFTIGSVMIGYPYYKSSLATGNVVELEIDEEVDQKNANILIRLFYTFPRAWHVFKQSPFLGTGVGSYDDRPFDFQEVVPYIEYNAQSSKTHSDAHAHHSYLHMLAEQGIIGLTLFLIFWTSIFLYLRRLKVHPVLRDYLIIAFFTITFAAFTEHRITTPSMMLPFTISLGMLLMHRDNYKRVKMVEVKDE; encoded by the coding sequence GTGGATCTCCAAAAAAAGTTTGTATTAGTATTGGCACTTTTGTCCCTTTTTGGGACGGTGACGAACTTTGTTTTCTTTAGTCCGCTGTTGACGCTATTAGTACCCCTGGCTATTTATGTATTTAACAAAGACGAGCTCCCGCGTCCGGTGGCGTGGCTTTATGCCTTCACGCTGCTTTTCCTAGTAAGCGTGCTGCTGTATCACCCGTTATCCGTTATTGAATTTGATTTTTACCGGCGCGATGGGAACTTCGTAATATCATATGCTCCTCTTCTTGTCCTCCCGCTATTCAGTTTTACCTTTGATATTGAAAAATATTTCCGGCGTTTTTACCTGTTTGCCGTAGTGCTTTATGGAGTGCTGTTTTTAAACCATTTAATGACGACTAATTTTTTAGGCAGTCTTCACGGTATTGTTTTCGGCGGACTCTTTATCGCACAGAATGCAGTAGGAGGATTTTTGTCCATTTTGGGCGGACTGGGATTTGCCTACTATTATCATCGCGGCGGTAAAAAAGAATTTCTGGGCTTTCTGCTTGTGTTCATAATATTGGCAGCTACCTATTCGCGGGGATCTATACTCGGACTATTGCTGGGTATACTGGGATGGTATTTATCCCATACCGAGCGATATAAAATGCTTATTGCACTTTTGATCATACCGGTTATGTTTACGATCGGGAGTGTCATGATCGGTTATCCCTATTATAAAAGCAGTCTGGCGACGGGTAATGTAGTTGAGCTGGAGATTGACGAGGAGGTGGACCAGAAAAACGCAAATATCCTTATTCGCTTATTCTATACCTTTCCCCGTGCCTGGCATGTTTTTAAACAGTCTCCTTTTTTAGGAACCGGCGTGGGATCTTATGATGACCGTCCGTTTGACTTCCAGGAGGTGGTACCTTACATAGAATACAATGCGCAATCCAGCAAGACCCACAGCGATGCCCATGCCCACCATTCTTATCTTCACATGTTAGCAGAGCAGGGAATTATAGGACTGACACTCTTTTTGATATTCTGGACCTCTATTTTCCTGTATTTGAGGAGGCTTAAGGTTCACCCGGTGCTAAGAGATTATTTGATAATCGCTTTTTTTACTATCACTTTTGCGGCTTTTACCGAGCATCGTATAACAACGCCCTCAATGATGCTGCCGTTTACCATTTCACTAGGCATGCTGCTCATGCATCGCGATAACTATAAGCGGGTAAAAATGGTGGAGGTGAAGGATGAGTAA
- a CDS encoding glycosyltransferase, with protein sequence MNIDLLHHWLVSMRGGEKVLEQFSTMFPSADIHTLVAVEKNISRELQQHLIRTTSLGKLPGVKRYYKSLLPLYPMAIRNHRVESDFILSSDASLIKGVGQPDDVPHVCYCHSPPRYLWDMQEEYLQRMNPFSAQVLKRLTPYLRKFDLEGAAKVDHFLANSKFVQKRIKRIYNRESTVIYPPVDLSEFSYKHPQEEYYLMVSALVPYKRVGLAVQAFNELEKPLVIIGSGSEKERLEQMAGDNISFLGSQPFEVLKEHYELCRAFIFPGVEDFGITPLEAQASGKAVIAYKEGGALETVQEDETGLFFEEQTPEALIEAVKRFEKIEKQFDRERCRENASRFSPERFRSAIKDFLIGTYPSYFSDFQWGR encoded by the coding sequence ATGAATATCGATTTATTACATCACTGGCTGGTGAGTATGCGCGGGGGAGAGAAGGTGCTCGAACAGTTTTCAACGATGTTTCCCTCAGCAGATATCCATACGCTGGTGGCAGTAGAGAAAAATATTAGCAGAGAGCTACAACAGCATCTGATTAGGACTACTAGTTTAGGTAAACTGCCCGGCGTCAAACGGTATTATAAATCACTGCTGCCGCTCTATCCTATGGCGATACGGAATCACAGGGTAGAGAGTGATTTTATATTATCGTCGGATGCGAGCCTGATCAAGGGGGTAGGTCAGCCGGATGATGTGCCGCATGTATGCTACTGTCACTCGCCGCCCCGCTATCTGTGGGATATGCAGGAGGAATACCTGCAGCGGATGAATCCATTTTCAGCCCAAGTACTTAAAAGGCTTACACCCTACCTGCGGAAGTTTGACCTCGAAGGGGCTGCAAAGGTGGATCACTTTCTGGCAAATTCGAAGTTTGTGCAGAAGCGTATCAAACGGATATACAACCGGGAATCTACCGTTATCTATCCGCCGGTGGACCTGTCCGAATTTAGCTATAAACATCCCCAGGAAGAGTATTACCTGATGGTTTCGGCACTGGTGCCTTATAAACGGGTAGGGTTGGCCGTACAGGCTTTTAACGAGCTTGAAAAACCGCTGGTGATCATCGGATCCGGTTCAGAGAAAGAACGACTGGAGCAGATGGCCGGAGACAACATCAGTTTCTTGGGAAGCCAGCCGTTTGAAGTACTCAAAGAGCATTATGAGCTCTGTCGGGCATTTATCTTTCCGGGGGTCGAAGATTTTGGAATAACGCCCCTTGAAGCACAGGCTTCCGGCAAGGCAGTGATAGCTTATAAAGAGGGCGGAGCGCTGGAAACGGTTCAGGAAGATGAAACGGGACTCTTTTTTGAAGAACAGACCCCCGAAGCCCTTATAGAGGCAGTAAAGCGATTTGAAAAGATTGAAAAGCAGTTTGATCGGGAGCGCTGTAGAGAGAATGCCTCCCGGTTTAGTCCCGAACGTTTTCGAAGCGCAATAAAAGATTTTTTAATAGGCACCTATCCTTCGTATTTTTCCGACTTTCAGTGGGGACGTTAA
- a CDS encoding MBL fold metallo-hydrolase encodes MNLSELSFGPFHLYAIETGRFRLDGGAMFGVVPKTLWSRYIDVDEKNRILMAMRCLLITSESTGRTYLVDNGCGTKFNEKYENIYQLDHNHSNLLSSLEHHGFAPGDITDLIFSHLHFDHCGGTTYYDEEDSLRHTFPNAQYHVTEKHLATATDPNAREKASFLPENIRPIAEWEKLNVVDEYYQYEEGMDALPVSGHTIGQQLPKITVGDQTIVFMADLLPTHVHLPLPWVMGYDMYPVQTLKEKERFLDKAVDQNWYLFLEHDAEQEVITVKKEEGRYKVKEKLSLSDIPVDN; translated from the coding sequence ATGAATCTATCGGAGCTATCATTTGGACCGTTTCATCTTTATGCTATCGAAACCGGCCGCTTCCGCCTCGACGGCGGAGCCATGTTTGGAGTCGTACCCAAGACTTTGTGGTCGCGCTATATTGATGTGGATGAAAAGAACCGCATCCTGATGGCCATGCGCTGCCTGTTGATTACTTCTGAAAGCACCGGGCGTACGTACCTGGTTGATAACGGCTGCGGCACCAAGTTTAATGAGAAGTACGAGAATATCTATCAGCTGGATCACAACCACAGCAATCTGCTCAGTTCACTAGAGCATCACGGATTTGCACCCGGGGATATTACGGACCTTATTTTCAGCCATTTACACTTCGATCACTGTGGGGGAACAACCTATTATGATGAAGAAGATTCCCTCCGCCATACCTTCCCCAATGCGCAGTACCATGTTACAGAGAAGCATTTAGCAACGGCTACCGATCCCAATGCGCGCGAAAAAGCCAGTTTTTTACCCGAGAATATTCGTCCCATAGCAGAATGGGAAAAACTCAATGTAGTTGACGAGTATTATCAATATGAGGAAGGAATGGACGCCCTGCCGGTTAGCGGACATACCATCGGTCAGCAGTTACCAAAAATTACGGTCGGTGATCAGACGATCGTTTTTATGGCAGACCTCCTGCCCACTCATGTGCACCTGCCCCTGCCCTGGGTGATGGGCTACGATATGTATCCCGTTCAAACGCTGAAAGAAAAAGAGAGATTTCTGGATAAGGCTGTTGATCAAAATTGGTACCTGTTTCTTGAGCACGATGCCGAACAGGAAGTTATTACCGTAAAAAAAGAGGAAGGCAGATATAAGGTAAAAGAAAAACTTAGCCTCAGTGATATTCCGGTAGATAACTAA
- a CDS encoding glycosyltransferase family 2 protein, with product MSEQQPNKSDIELSVVVPLYNEEQSVEELARKVDEALADASNYELIFVDDGSTDGSWKEIRKACRDSALVRGIRLQRNYGKSSALQAGFEEALGQYIATMDADLQDDPFEIPAMLQQLKEHQLDLVSGWKKKRHDPITKTIPSRFFNRVTSFFTDIDLNDFNCGLKVYRSEVIDHIYLYGELHRYIPFLAKLEGYDRIEEKVVKHHARKYGETKFGISRFMHGFLDLLTLLFVNRYLQRPMHFFGTLGFLLLFLGGIINGYLTIEKLFFGANLGDRPLLLFGVMLMVLGAQIFSIGFLGELIQKRNEKQHTPNIKEIL from the coding sequence TTGTCTGAACAGCAGCCGAACAAATCCGATATCGAATTAAGTGTCGTAGTTCCCCTGTATAACGAGGAACAGTCCGTCGAAGAGCTGGCCCGGAAAGTAGATGAAGCGCTGGCGGATGCTTCTAATTATGAGCTTATTTTTGTGGATGATGGTTCCACAGATGGTTCATGGAAGGAGATCAGGAAAGCGTGTCGCGACTCAGCATTAGTACGTGGAATTCGGCTCCAGCGCAATTACGGCAAAAGTTCAGCCCTTCAGGCTGGGTTCGAAGAGGCCTTGGGACAATATATCGCCACGATGGATGCAGACTTGCAAGACGATCCATTTGAGATTCCCGCTATGTTGCAGCAGTTGAAAGAACACCAATTGGATCTGGTGAGCGGATGGAAAAAGAAGCGTCACGATCCCATTACCAAAACCATACCGTCGCGTTTCTTTAACAGGGTAACGTCTTTTTTTACGGACATTGATCTCAATGATTTTAACTGTGGACTTAAGGTTTACCGGAGTGAGGTGATTGATCATATCTATCTTTATGGTGAATTGCATCGCTATATTCCCTTTTTGGCCAAGCTGGAAGGCTACGACCGCATTGAAGAGAAGGTCGTCAAGCATCATGCCCGGAAGTACGGGGAAACAAAATTCGGTATCTCTCGATTTATGCATGGCTTTCTGGATTTGCTTACACTGTTATTTGTTAATCGCTATTTGCAGCGCCCCATGCACTTTTTCGGAACCCTCGGTTTTTTATTGCTTTTCCTGGGAGGGATCATTAACGGCTATCTGACGATTGAAAAATTATTCTTCGGAGCTAACCTGGGTGATCGTCCGCTGTTGTTGTTTGGCGTCATGCTGATGGTTCTGGGCGCTCAGATTTTTTCCATCGGCTTTTTGGGAGAGCTTATCCAAAAACGCAATGAAAAACAGCATACCCCGAATATTAAAGAAATTTTATAA
- a CDS encoding class I SAM-dependent methyltransferase: MECKICGNTENNITYETREMMMGLREVFTYFQCDDCKCLQIAEIPDNLSKYYSGEYYSFQDAKKENFITKFVKRKRDQYAVFDRSLIGKFIYSKYPKPDLQALSHIPLKKDTAILDVGCGTGELLRSLVQLGFENLTGIDPYNKEAVIEIGDDARIFKKSIFEIEGQWDLIMMHHVFEHVSDPLEVLQKASQLLSEGGHCLIRIPVTESVAWEKFRENWVQLDPPRHIFVHSPKSIRYLVRETDFKLKEVSYDSTAFQFWGSIQYENDIPLRHESSYAVNPEKSMFTAGDIRSFTQKARELNKEQKGDQAVFILQKESRVL, encoded by the coding sequence ATGGAATGTAAAATTTGTGGAAATACGGAAAACAATATCACTTATGAAACCCGGGAAATGATGATGGGACTAAGAGAAGTTTTTACCTATTTCCAGTGTGATGATTGTAAATGTCTTCAAATAGCAGAAATACCAGACAACTTATCAAAATATTATTCAGGTGAATATTATTCATTTCAAGATGCAAAAAAAGAAAACTTTATTACGAAATTTGTAAAGCGAAAGAGAGATCAATACGCAGTTTTTGACAGATCCCTCATAGGCAAGTTTATATATTCAAAATATCCCAAGCCTGATCTGCAGGCCTTGTCCCATATTCCGCTAAAGAAAGACACTGCTATATTAGATGTCGGATGTGGTACCGGAGAGCTCTTGCGGTCTCTGGTTCAGTTGGGGTTTGAAAATCTAACAGGTATTGATCCCTACAATAAAGAAGCGGTCATTGAAATTGGGGATGATGCAAGAATATTTAAGAAAAGTATTTTTGAAATAGAGGGACAGTGGGATCTGATTATGATGCACCATGTATTTGAGCATGTTTCTGATCCTCTGGAGGTATTACAAAAAGCTTCCCAGTTGCTTTCGGAGGGAGGACATTGCCTTATTCGTATTCCGGTTACTGAATCAGTAGCCTGGGAGAAGTTCCGTGAGAACTGGGTTCAACTAGACCCACCCCGGCATATATTTGTTCATTCACCCAAAAGTATTCGATATCTTGTAAGAGAAACGGACTTTAAACTCAAAGAAGTAAGTTACGATTCAACTGCTTTCCAGTTTTGGGGAAGTATTCAGTATGAGAATGACATACCATTGCGCCACGAAAGTTCTTATGCAGTTAATCCGGAGAAGTCGATGTTTACAGCAGGTGATATCCGCTCTTTTACCCAGAAAGCCAGAGAATTAAATAAAGAGCAAAAAGGAGACCAGGCTGTTTTTATCTTGCAGAAAGAAAGCAGGGTATTATAA
- a CDS encoding MerR family transcriptional regulator — protein MKKLYYSIGEVSEITDVDAHVLRYWETVFDELSPKKNKAGNRTYKEDDIETILKLKELIQEKKYSTEGAQQALKREAESGETEKEIPVNLKKDLKEMRVFLKNLLEKL, from the coding sequence ATGAAAAAACTTTATTACTCCATAGGCGAAGTTAGTGAAATTACAGATGTAGATGCGCATGTTCTGCGCTACTGGGAAACGGTTTTCGATGAACTCAGTCCCAAAAAAAATAAAGCCGGAAATCGCACCTACAAAGAAGATGATATAGAAACCATCTTAAAACTTAAAGAGCTCATTCAGGAAAAAAAATACAGTACGGAAGGTGCTCAGCAAGCACTTAAGCGAGAGGCGGAATCAGGTGAAACAGAAAAAGAAATTCCTGTTAATTTGAAAAAAGATTTAAAGGAGATGCGTGTATTTCTGAAGAATCTTTTAGAAAAGCTGTGA